Proteins from one Triplophysa rosa unplaced genomic scaffold, Trosa_1v2 scaffold117_ERROPOS1490233+, whole genome shotgun sequence genomic window:
- the LOC130549415 gene encoding src substrate cortactin-like: CKVCSIVVFPRVNVYLLSCNLALSPPLALSDLCFLCVPVTDYSTGFGGRYGVQADRVDQSAVGFDYQGKTEKHESQKDYAKGFGGKFGVETDKVDKSAVGFEYQAKTEKHESQKDYVKGFGGKFGVQTDRQDKSAVGWDHQEKLQLHESQKDYSKGFGGKYGVQKDRMDKSAGTFEEVEKPSVSYQKTRPFEAAGGGTSSIKARFENIAKQKEEDDQKRAEEERARRHAKEKHEQDEARDKLKEECVSETVENTASVYEVEPTSVEATDEDLYQNSEQNHQYHTSDDYGADLGVTAVALYDYQAAGDDEISFDPDDIITNIEMIDEGWWRGVCRGAYGLFPANYVEVRQ; this comes from the exons TGTAAAGTGTGTTCTATTGTAGTGTTTCCCAGAGTGAATGTGTATCTGTTATCCTGTAATCTGGCCCTCTCCccccctctcgctctctctgacCTGTGCTTTTTGTGCGTTCCTGTGACAGACTACTCCACCGGCTTTGGGGGCCGCTATGGCGTGCAGGCAGATCGCGTAGATCAGAGTGCGGTTGGCTTTGATTACCAGGGCAAAACTGAAAAGCACGAGTCGCAGAAAG ATTATGCCAAAGGCTTTGGTGGCAAGTTTGGAGTGGAAACTGATAAAGTGGACAAGAGTGCTGTGGGCTTTGAGTATCAGGCCAAGACTGAGAAACACGAGTCTCAGAAAG ACTATGTGAAGGGTTTTGGAGGAAAGTTTGGTGTTCAGACCGACCGTCAAGACAAATCTGCAGTTGGGTGGGATCACCAGGAGAAACTGCAGCTACATGAATCTCAGAAAG ATTACTCCAAGGGATTTGGAGGGAAATATGGTGTGCAAAAGGACCGAATGGACAAG AGCGCAGGCACATTTGAGGAGGTGGAGAAGCCAAGCGTGTCGTATCAGAAGACTCGACCTTTTGAAGCAG CTGGCGGCGGTACCAGCAGCATTAAAGCACGCTTCGAGAACATCGCTAAACAGAAAGAAGAGGATGATCAGAAGAGAGCTGAAGAAGAGCGTGCTAGACGCCACGCCAAAGAGAAACACGAGCAGGATGAGGCACGTGACAAACTGAAG GAGGAATGTGTCAGTGAGACTGTGGAGAACACTGCCAGTGTGTATGAGGTCGAACCCACTTCAGTAGAAGCAACAGATGAAGACTTGTACCAGAACTCTGAGCAGAACCATCAGTACCACACCTCAG ATGATTATGGAGCAGATCTTGGCGTGACGGCTGTGGCTCTGTATGACTATCAGGCTG CTGGGGATGATGAGATTTCCTTTGACCCTGACGACATCATCACCAACATAGAAATGATCGACGAGGGCTGGTGGCGAGGGGTGTGTCGCGGAGCGTACGGACTCTTCCCGGCCAATTACGTTGAAGTTCGACAGTAG